One Hylaeus volcanicus isolate JK05 chromosome 8, UHH_iyHylVolc1.0_haploid, whole genome shotgun sequence genomic window, ATCGAGTCACCGTGGGATTATGCTCGAATGCCATTGGAACCCACAAGCTTCCTCCGCTCTTTATCCACAGGTGTCACACGCCAATAGCCCTCAAGCATTGCATGAACTATTTGCCAGTTGTTTTCAAGGCCCACAAAAATGCTTGGATCGACCAGAACGTATTCGCCGACTGGCTAGAATCGCACTTCAAACCAGCCGTCAAGAAACATCAGTTCGACACTGGTTCACAAGGGAAGGTGCTGCTACTGTTAGACAAGTGCAGAGCTCATACGTTGCCACCGCAAACGCTAATGGAAGACGATAACGTCAAAGTTGCGTACCTTCCCAAGGTCTCGTCGTCTATGCATCCAATGCAACAGGGGATAGTGAAGAGTGTAAAGGTGTCCTACCGACTTCGCGTACTTAGACGAATCTTAAACTTTCCAGGCGGAGTGGCGCCATTTTATGCGGATTACGACGTGAAAGATTGCATCGATTTGGTGAACGAATCTTGGACAGACGTTACACAGGCTGACATCTGCAATTCATGGAAAAAATTAGTGGGATCGGGTCCAACGTTGAAAGAAAAGTCGGGAGTAGGTCAGAACAAGGAACACCTTTGCGATAAGTCGGACATTACCGCGATTAAAGACACAATAAAGACCATTGTGAATGAGGCTGTTTCTGACAAGGATGTTGAAAAGTGGCTCTCGCTGTGCGAGAAAGTCGAGCGTGATCCAGATGACGTTCAACTTGAAGAGGAAGAATTCCTAGATGAAAGAACAACTCTGCATCGTGACGAGGATGAAATTGATCGGACGATTGCTAAGTTAACTCTGTGGTCTGAAAGACAGTCtgacattattaaattgcacGCGCGTCTATTGAAAGATTATTTTGATTTGGTACAACGATAACGTgattacaatatattagtacaaattactttttactgATAGGAATTGCGATAGAATAAGAACAAGCGAAATGTATGTACACGGTTAGAGTCTTTGACAGTAAtactacaattaaattatttcacggGTTTTCTTACTTTTATATCTAATTTTCAAGTGAATGTAAACCgtaatatttcttcgtttggaaataaatttattctgtaaTAAACAGTTTCTATCTCGGTTATTATATTTCCTTAACAAATTTCAGTTGAAAGGTTTATCGTATGTGACTTATCTTTTGTTAAGTATTTTTAACTGttaatttctaaatacttGCGTCCAATGAAATGGGTAGTCCTTTCATGAATCTAGTGGGAGTTGAATTCTAGATTGTTATCGATAGTTTCGCGGGGGGTCTGAGGGGCACAGTTCCTCATCACGCGTATAGTTTCAAAGcgtatactttttaaattttataaaaggatTTTGAGCTGAAAGTATACGTCTCGAAACTTTACACACCCGTTATAAGCGTTCATAACAAACGTTCACGTAATCTATGATCGTGTGTTTACAACAGAATGGCATTACCGACCTAATTACTCGCCATATCCACGGTCAAAGCCAATATGGCGTTGGACTAACCAGCTAAATATGTCAAAAATGctcaactttacacacgcgtATCTTTTTAACCGTTGGATTCCTAACATTTTAACTTACATTTTCGTAATCTGGGTATTAAAATCTACCGAATGGTACAAAAAAAGTTCATAATTTCTGGTGTCCCAAAGTGAAGTTTAACCTCATTGTCTTTTACTATCcgaaaaatctcgaaactGTAGACTTGAGTacttataattataacaattgaaatcgaaaacaattaaaaccctattttttaaataaaatttttaccaaACATCTTAATATATACGCTGAAGTCTTAGCCAATCCGTTTACGCATCCAATTGAATTTTACCAATCGAAATCGAAGTATGCTTacgcattttttttcaagaatttcatgtaaattcaattaatatgtataaactGTGGTCTGTATTTACCTATGTAGCGCAGCACATCTGATGGACGATAAGAGTTACTAAGttactatatattttaaattcttctttgttGAAACCAGTGTTATTTGACAAATTATCCTTCTTTACGCAAATGCTTCATCATTTTAATAGTTTGATTTAGTGGAAATGGACATCGTCTGAACCCTTGTATAGCTGCatctgaaattataaaaataaatttgtgaaattagtAAAgagcattaaataaaatgaagtaagGTAGGCATATTtaggtattatttattgtctaCATAATGTGAGCATGTACACGAATTCTCCAGActctttttaaatgaaaacgtgTAAATCAATAACAAGTACcattatttgtaacaaaacTGGTAGATATTCTACGTAATTCTATGCTGCAAGATTCGAATACGTCGCAATGAGCGCCATACATATGTCGTGGTCGAAGTGAGACGAGAGAATGGAAGAGAAAGAATGCGAAGGTAGAGAGGCCTTACTATACCCGGGAGCTCGTTTCTGCTACCGCAGCGCCATTGTTTGGATTGCTACGAGACTTTCTTGCGCTTTcggtgcaattttttgaataactTTATTCGCTGTAATAAAATGGAACTAATTTTACTTAAaggtgcgcaggagccagagccaaattccgagttgacttcagcgacagttgcggaaaaaataggaaactccgggacaaagacaaagagggcgatacaacaattgcaggagagacgaggacagggcgattagacCTAGCATGATTTGTTTCaaagatattgaagcaaagaagcaatattttctaataattctggttttaatatattcgttacactttggcggatgcgactccaaggcctgattttgcaatttcggccttaaaactttataaacaataaaagtacgtttgttttttcttatagaagaaatttgtttacatatactttttccaacatcAGGCCTTGGaatcgcatccgccaaagtgtaacgaatatattaaaaccagaattattagaaaatatttcttctttgcttcaatatctttgaaacaaatcatgttagcctaatcgccctgtcctcgtctctcctgcaattgttgtatcgccctctttgtctttgtcccggagtttcctattttttccgcaactgtcgctgaagtcaactcgtagtttggctctggctcctgcgcaccctaTAACAATTCGTTTGAGTAGTAATGCGACTCTAAACAACATAATTACAACGATATATATACGAAACAATATT contains:
- the LOC128881542 gene encoding jerky protein homolog, which encodes MLPGQKKTRVCLSLQQRADILRQLEDGVSMSQLMKDYGISDATVRRIKSHAVQIRRQSHTRRFKDKKRFGKPILGDVDTRLYEWYQEQQAADDYVSNTMLKQKAIELNKEFGGPSSFTASQGWLWRFKIRHGIGCYEFTDDVADVDTRVTENITYCFLQRLKDEGIELQNVYSMDEMGLAWKALPRKILTDPLARRVYGKRTNKNRVTVGLCSNAIGTHKLPPLFIHRCHTPIALKHCMNYLPVVFKAHKNAWIDQNVFADWLESHFKPAVKKHQFDTGSQGKVLLLLDKCRAHTLPPQTLMEDDNVKVAYLPKVSSSMHPMQQGIVKSVKVSYRLRVLRRILNFPGGVAPFYADYDVKDCIDLVNESWTDVTQADICNSWKKLVGSGPTLKEKSGVGQNKEHLCDKSDITAIKDTIKTIVNEAVSDKDVEKWLSLCEKVERDPDDVQLEEEEFLDERTTLHRDEDEIDRTIAKLTLWSERQSDIIKLHARLLKDYFDLVQR